The Chloroflexota bacterium genome segment GGATTATGAGGTTGGATTGAGGTTGGGCAGGAGGGGGTGGAGGCCTTACAGCAGGCCCAGTTCGTGGGCGTGTTTCTCTACAACTTCAAATTCTAATGGCGGCCACGAGTGTAAAAGTAAATCAGCAACGTGCCCAGAGCCATCGCCACCAACACAATCAGCCCGGCCTCGGGACCAAACGCGCCGCCGGTGATAAGCTCCGGCCCGCTGACTGTCGAGCGAATGAGCCGGAACGTATCCAGCCCGCTCACCTGAAACCCGAAGATATTGCCTTCAAAATAATTCCAGCCCAGATGCAGGCCAATGGACATCCACAACTGGCGGGTATACAAGTAGGGCACGGCCAAAAAGACTCCGGCCAGCACCAACAACGCAATCGCCGTCACCGTCACATTCGGGTTCAGGCCGTGCAGGAGTCCGAATAACACGGATGAAACGATCACCCCCCAAACGAGGCCGCGCCCCTCGGCAATGTTTTGCAACCAGTAGCCCCGGCACAACAACTCTTCCGTCCACGCGCCCGCTAGAAAGATCAACAGCCAGACGAACAACTGAATGATGACTGTGAATAACGACTCCGTCGTCCACGCCATCGACTCGACTCGTAACCAACCCAGCGCCCACTCGATCACAAAGATCGCGCCCATAATCAGGCCGGCAATCACAAAGCCGGCGACTGCATCTTTTACCGCGTTGAGACGCGCAAAACCCAGACTCAAAATCGTCCGCCGATCCAAAAACCGGCGCGCTAAAAAGACCGTCACCGTCACCGCCAACACGAAAGCGCCCTGCCCCGTCGCCAGAACCACTATCTCCGGCGCACCCACCAACTGCGCCAACCCCGCCGGAATGCTAAACAGGAATATAGCCACAAACAGCGCCAGCCCATGAATGCCGATCCGCCAGCCGGTGCGCAACCGCCGCTCCTGTGGCTCTAAAAATACCCGCTCGACCAAAGGTCGTTCACTGGATTGAGATATAGTCATCGTCTCCTCGCTTTCTTTCCTCTTCGTGTAACTTCGTGGATCAAAATTAGTCAATCTCACAACCGTAAACACGCCTCAGCCGCCAGCCAGAACAGTTTCTCGCGGATCGAAGTGCGCTTGTCCCAGTGGCGCGAGTCCCACTGTTCGCTGTCCAGGTTATCGCCGCCGTAAAGAATTTGGGCAAAGGTCACGCCCCGAAACTGAGCGACGGCGAAGAAGGCGGCGGCTTCCATCTCAACCGTTAGACAGCCTTCTTCCTTCCGAAGTTTCACCTTGTCTGGCGTTTCGCGGTAAATGGCGTCGGTCGTCCACGTTTTGCCGACGATGTAATCAATGCCGTCCGCTTTCAGCGCCGCTTCAATCGCGACCACACCTTCCGGGCTGACGCTCACTTCGCGGCTCGGCGGCAGGTAGTGATACGACGTCCCTTCGTCGCGCACCGCTGACGTTGGCACCACCAGATGCCCGACGGCAATCTCACGATTGAGGACTCCAGCCCCGCCGCAGGCGATGAACTTCCTGCAACCGAGGGCGATCACTTCGTCCAAAAAAGCCGCCGCCAGCGGCGCGCCCACACCAGGATGAAAGGCCGCCAGCCGCCGCCCGTCCAGGTCAAGTTCGTAGATCGGGTTGTCGCCGATCTCACTTCTTTGGGTCGCTATCACTTTGAGCTTGCCATTCGCTCTCAACGTTTCAAACACATCGGCGAAGAAGCAGACCACGCAACGTTCAGGAATGGCAATCTTGTCGTGGATCAAGTGCGGCTCAAGGATGGCGTTGGGCGAAGGATCAAATTCAAGAATAGGATAAAGAGCTTGCATAGGTCAAATGATTCACCACCAAGGCACAAAGACTCGAAGCTTCACCAAGATACCTTTGTGTTCCTTCGTGCCGTCGTGTCTTTGTGGTGAAGTTTATGGCGACAATCTCTCAATCAACCAACGGTTATCACTGTGTCTTGTGTAACGCAAGCGGTCGTGTAAACGATCGGGGCGGCCCTGCCAAAATTCGATGGTTCGAGGCGAGAGGCGGTAGCCCCCCCAAAACGGCGGCAGAGGAATCTCGTGATCCTGATATTCAACCGTCAACGCTTTCAATCGTTCTTCCAACATTTCGCGATCCGAAATCACCTGGCTTTGACGCGACGCCCACGCGCCGAGGCGGCTACCTTCTGGCCGGCTCTTGAAGTACGACACGGATTCTTCGAGCGACACTTTGCTCACCGGGCCGGCCATCCGCACCTGCCGCTCCAGTTCGGCCCAATAAAACACCAGCGCCGCGTTCGGGTTCTCGGCCAGTTCGCGGCCCTTCTGGCTTTCGTAGTTGGTGAAGAAGACGAAGCCGCTCTCGTCGAAGCCTTTGAGCAGAACCATGCGGGCCGAGGGGAGGCCGTCTTTGGTGGCCGTCGCCAACGTCATGGCGTTTGGTTCGGTGAGGTTGGCCGCCACCGCCTGCTGAAACCATTTGCCAAATTGGGTGAAAGGGTTGGGAGCGAGATCGCTCTCGTTCAACCCGTCAAAGCTGTAGGTCTTGCGAAGATCAGAGGTGAGCATAATCCGCCGCCATTCCAAACGGTTCATCCTGCGGCGCGCGCGCCAGAACTCCGGCAACCATCAGCACCAGCAAAATCCAAACCGTGTCTGCCAACAATAAGTGAACAATCTGCATCCATACCGGCGCGAGCAGGAAGACGTTAATCAGGCCGGCGGCCCACTGAGCCACGACCATCCCGATTAGAGCCATTGCCAGCCGTTTCACTTTCCGATCATGGCTGGTGAAACCGTACAGGCTGGCGACGACTATCAGGTGCAACCCGACAGCAATGGCAATAAAAGGGTGATAGGTTCGCAGACGAAGGAAGAGATGGGCGCTGGCAGAAAAATCCTGGGCCAGCCCGGCGAAGAGCGAGGTAGAAGGAAAGAGCGTGTCGCCCAGCGCGGCAATCGCGCCGCTCACGCCGAGCGCCAGCATCGAGAGCACGCCAACCGCCAACGGCAAAACGGCAGTGTCGCTGAATTCCACCGGTTTGCCGCCCGAGGCCCACCAGGCCGTGAGAGTGATGGCGGCCAATAGCATGAAGGTGTTGACGAGATGCAGTGAAATGGAAATGGCGCGAGCAGCCGAGTCGTCATTTGCCACCAGACCGAAGAGCACCAATCCGGCGCCAAGCAGGGCTTCGACGATGATCAGCGCCAGCGAGGCCCCCGCCCCTTTTCGGACAATGTGCTTTTTGGGATAAGCCCGAAACGCCCAGACCGTCAGACCGACGACTGCGGCCAGGGCCAGCCCGCTTGAGAGGCGGTGCGAGAACTCGATCAGGGTTTTGGTGGTAGGCGCAAGCGGAATGATGACGCCGTTGCAGGTGGGCCAATGGCCGCCGCACCCGGCCCCCGAGCCGGTGGCCCGCACGTAAGCGCCCCACAAGATGACGGCGACGTTATAGGCCAGCACGCCCCAAGCATAGTTGGCAAAGCGGTTTAACTTCATGTCCTGCTCTTACTCCTTCCGAAGGTACGCATTGGTTCAATCGTTTTACCACGAAGGCGCGATGACTCGAAGTAACACAAAGAAAATACAGTGATAGAATTTTACCGTATGCCAGACTTTCGGATCGTGATCCTTATTTCAGCCGACGTGGAGTGGCAAGCCGTCTCCAAATGTTTCGCCGACGCCAAGCGGGAGGTCTCGCCGTTTGGCGAATGGTTCAGCGTTGAACTGCCAGTCGGCGGCCAGACCGAGCGAGTCATCTTCTTTCACGGCGGCTGGGGCAAGATCGCGGCGGCGGCTTCGACTCAGTATGTGATTGATCGCTGGAGGCCCGAAGTGGTGATCAATCTTGGCACATGCGGCGGCTTTGCGGGTGAAGTGGAAGCGGGCGCGATCCTGCTGGTGGAACGGACGGTCGTTTACGACATCATTGATCAGATGGGCGACCCTGCCGAAGCAATTGCCTTTTACGCCAGCGACCTTGATCTGTCGTGGTTGCGCGAGCCGTTTCCCATGCCGGTTCGCCGCGTCCCAATTGTGTCCGCAGACCGGGACTTGATCGCCGCCGAGATTCCGCGCCTCAAAGCCGAGTATGGTGCCATTGCCGGAGATTGGGAGTCGGGGGCGATTGCGTTCGTGGCAAAGCGCAACGGCGTTCACTGTTTGATTCTGCGCGGCGTGACGGATTTGGTGAGCGAGCAGAGCGGCGAGGCTTACGGCAACTTTGGGCTGTTTGCCGAGCGCGCGGAAGCGATGATGCGGCGGTTGGTTGAGGGGTTGGCAGGGTGGGTTAAGCGGGCGCAGTTTTGAGGCAACGGATTTGGCAAATTCGACGGATCACAATCCGTTCTATTCGTCAAATCCGTTGTCCCCCGGTTGTCATCCTCCCCATCCTTTGCTATACTGCGGTTACATCACAACCGGAGCCTCTCCCGTGCGCCATTTTCTTGCCATCGCCGACCTCAGCAAAACCGAAATCGAAAACCTGCTTGACCTTACGCTCAAGCTGAAGAAGGAACGCGCCAAAGGCGGCAACAAGCCAGTGCTGGCCGGCAAGACGCTGGGCATGGTCTTTCAAAAGCCCTCGCTCCGCACTCGCGTCTCGTTTGAAATGGCAATGCACCACCTCGGCGGTCAGGCCATGTACCTCTCGCCGGCCGAGATCGGCCTGGGCCAGCGCGAGTCGGTGCCCGACGTGGCCCGGGTGCTGGCCGGTTACGTGGACGCTATCATGGCCCGCGTCTTCGATCACCAGCACATTTTGACTCTGGCCGAGTATTCCAAAGTCCCGGTGATCAACGGCCTCTCGGATCACAACCACCCCTGCCAGGCGCTGGCCGACGTGCTGACCATTCTCGAACACAAGAAGCGACTCGACGGGTTGACCGTCGCCTACGTGGGCGACGGCAACAACGTCGCCGCCTCGCTGGCTCACGCCTGCGCCAGGCTCGGCATGAATTTCCGCATTGCCACCCCGGCAGATTACGAACTGTCAACCCCGGCGGCCATCAAAGCGCGCGAATTTGCAACCCAGAGCGGAAGCCAGATTTTTGAGACGGTTGACCCTTACGAAGCCGCGCGCGACGCCGACGTGATCTACACCGACACCTGGACGAGCATGGGCCAGGAAGCCGAGACCGAAAAGCGCAAAGCCGTCTTCCCGCCTTACCAGGTGAATGCCGCCCTGTTGAGCAAAGCCAAACCGGATGCCATCGTCATGCACTGCCTGCCGGCGCACCGCGGCCAGGAAATCACCGACGAGGTGGCCGACGGCCCCAACAGCGTCATCTTCCCGCAAGCCGAAAATCGGATGCACGCGCAGAAAGCCATTCTGGTTACGTTGCTCGGCGAGCAAGGCAAAAAGCCAAAGGCTACACTCAAGAAAGCGGTCAAACCGCGCAAGGCGGCCAAACCGAAGAAGTCGGCAAAGAAGAAATAATCACCGCTCACTGTTTACTGTTCACTCATCACTTAATTTATGGCCGGTCGTCGCGATATCTTTGAGAAAGCAGTCAACGAAGGCAACTCCGCCGCCTGGGATCAGCAGTGGGAGCAGGCCGTTGCCGCCTACCGCGCCGCGCTGGGAGAATTCCCCGACGACACGGGCGTGCTCTCCAACCTGGGCCTGGCCCTGCTGGCCATGAACAAGCCGGACGAGGCGCTGATCGTTTACCAGCACACGGCGCGCCTCAGCCCCGGCGACTCGGTCGCTATTGAGAAGTCGGCGGAGATTTTGGAACAGCTTGGCCGGGCCAGCGAAGCGGCCCTGGCATACCTGGCTGTGGCCGAGATTCACGCCGCCCGTCGCGACGCAGTGAAGGCCATTGAGAACTGGAGCCGGGCCGCCGAGATGGCCCCCGATAACCTGCAAGCGCATTTGCGGCTGGCTACGGCTTACGACCGCACCAACCGCCCGGCTGAAGCCATTGCCGAGTACCTCACCGTTGCCCGGCTGGTGCAACAACAGGGTGACGGACAAAAAGCGCTGCAGGCCGCGCAACGCGCCGTGCAAATTGACCCGCGCAACAACGAAGCCATGCAGGCCGTGGAAATGATTCAGCGCGGGGTGGCCCTGCCCGCGCCGCAACGCAAACGCGGCGGCACCGGCCCGCTTCGCAAACGCCCCTTCGCCGACTTTGCCAAAGAGGCGGCTACGTCGGGCGAGGCGCACAAGCCGGAGAAGAAGTCGAACCCGATGGTCGCCGCGCGTGACGCGGCTATGAGCAAGCTGGCCTCTCTGCTATTCGACATTGGCGACGACGAATCTGAGACAACCCGGCAGGGACAGGGCGGTCTCTTCAAAAAAGCCATCACCGATCCGTTCAAGAACGCGCGCGACAACAAAGCCCAAATCATCACTTACGTCACTCAAGCTATTGACGTGCAAACCAAAGGCGACCTCAACGCGGCGGCGGCTTTTTACGAAAAGGCGCTTCGGGCCGGCATGGAACATGGCGCTCTCAATTACACTTTAGCCGCCGCCTACTTTGATCTCGAACGCTACACCGACGCCATCAAGCAGTTTCAACCGGCCACCAATCATCTTGAGTACGCCGCCGGGGCGCACTTTGGCCTCGGCCTGTGTTATGGCCGCGACGGCGAAATGGCGGACGCAGTCAGTCACCTGCTCGACTGCTTGCGGCTGGTAGACATGGGAACTGTCCAGCCCCGCCAGGCCGACAGCCTGAGCGGGCTGTACGAAAACTTCCAGGAAAGCCTGGAACGCAGTAACCAGTCGGAAGAAGAATTGACGAAGATCGGCGAAAACCTGATCGCTTTCCTCTCCGGCCCCGACTGGCAGAACCGGGTGGGACAGGCCCGCCAGCGGTTGAACTCGCAACAAGACGCGGACGCAGGCATGCTTGCGCCGCTGGCCGAGATGCTCTACATCCCCGGCGCTGAGCACGTGATGGAAGTGATGAACGCCATTGAGAAGTATATGTCCAGGAAATGGCTGGACACGGCCATGAACGAGGCCCACCGGGGCGTGGAACTCTCGCCCACTTACCTGCCCATCCATCTCAAGATCGCCGAAATTCTGGTGGCCCAGAATAAAACCGAAGCCGCCATTGCCAAGTACAACGTCATCGCCGAACTCTACCGCGTGCGCGGCGAGTCGCTCCGCGCCGGAAAAATGTATGAGCAGATGGTGCGTCTGGCCCCAATGGATCTCGACATTCGCGCCAAACTGATTGACTTGCTCATGGCTCAGGGCCGCATCGAAGACGCCGTGCGCCAGCACCTGGATATGGCCGTGGCCCACCAGGACCTGGCCGACCTGGAAAAGGCCCGCCAGACTTACGCCGAAGCCCTGCGGCTGGCGCAAAGCCCCGGCGTCGATCGTTCGCTGGCTTCACAAGCCCTGCATTGCATGGGCGACATTGATATTCAGCGCCTCGACTGGCGGCAAGCCCTGCGAACCTACGAGCAGATCAAAGTCGCGGATCCAAACGACAGCCAGGCCCGCGCCACCCTGATCGATCTTCACTTCCGGCTCGGCCAGGCCCGGCAGGCGCTGGTGGAAACCGACGACTGGATCAAGCAACTAATCGCCTCTGGCAACATCGCCGGAGCCGCCGCCTTCATCGAAAGCCTGGTGGACAGCCGGACCGACGATATTGGCTTGCGCTCGCGCCTGGTGCGGCTCTACCAGCAAACGGGCCGCAAAGCCGACGCTATTGCCCAACTCGAGACCATCGGCGACTTGCAAATACAAGCCGGGCGCAAGGCTGACGCCGCCCAGACCATTCAAGCCATCCTGGCCCTGGGGCCAGACGACCCGGCAAGCTACCAACAACTGCTGGCTGAACTGCAAGCATCAGGCTAAATGACGAAAGACGTTTAGTCGTTCGTCATCCGTCAAATGTCTTGACCGAATTTCTCACCGAACTCGCCTTCATCTTCCAACGACTCGACTGGCTCGGCGTCGTTGATATTCTGCTAGTTACCGTCGTCTTCTTTAGCATATTTGTGGTGATGCGCGGCACGCAGGCTGTCGTGCTCCTGCGCGGCGTGATTCTGCTGGTGGTGGCCGTCGCCCTGCTGGGCGGCTTCTTTCGCCTGCGCGCCTTCACCTGGTTACTGCGCAGCACCCTGCCCGCCCTGCTCCTGGCCATCCCCGTCATCTTCCAGCCGGAAATCCGGCGCGCCCTGGAACGGCTGGGCCGGGCCAGCGTCTTCCTGAACTTCGGCGAAAAAGAAACGCACGGCCAGCCCGTCATCGAAGCCATTTGCACCACCTGCCAGCGCCTCTCCGAAAAACGCTACGGCGCCCTCATCGTCATCGAACGCGAAGTGGGCTTGCGCGAATATATTGACACCGGCGTCAAGATGGACGCCGTTGTGTCCTCCGAATTGCTGGTGCAAATCTTCTTCAAAGACACACCCTTGCACGACGGCGCGGTGATTTTGCAAAACGGGCGCATCGTCAGCGCCGCCTGCGTCCTGCCGCTTTCAACCGAAACCAACCTGACGCAACAGCAATTCGGCCTGCGCCATCGCGCCGCCCTCGGCATCAGCGAAGTGTCGGATGCTGTGGCCGTCATCGTCTCCGAGCAGACCGGCACCATTTCGGTGACTCACAATGGTAAAATGATCAGGCGATTGGATGCCGCCCGCCTGCAAAACATTCTGACCGCCTTCCATCGTCCCCAGAGCCAGAGCGTCTGGCGCTGGTTGAGACGGGCTGAGTCTCAAAAAGAGTCGGCCAAAAAATCCTCCGAAGCAGGATAGCGGGCAGACACGAAGTGTCTCTTTAAGACATTTCGTGCCTGCCTGGAAAGTATAGGCAAAAGGGGCGACCGGTGGGTCGCCCTTTCTTTTGAAACGACATGCTCCGCTGGTTAATTCGCAACATCCCAACTTTTATCTTGTCGTTGGCCCTGGCCTTCACGATCTGGATCGTGGCCCTCAATGAGGAAGACCCGTTTGAAGAAAAAGTTTTCCCGGAACCGCTGGCCGTCACCGTGACCAACCTGCCGGAGAATATGGTGCTGGTTGGCAACCCGCTCCCGACGATTGATGTCAGCATTCGCGCCCCGCAATCGGTGTGGGCCGCCCTCACGCCCGATCAACTCAGCGTCACCCTGGATCTCGGCGAAGCCCAAAGCGGCACGTTCGTCCTGCCGCTAAACGCCGTGATAATAGATGAGCGCAATGCCCGCATCACCGCCCTCACCCCGGCCCAGGTGCAAGTCTCCATCGAGAATGTCGTCAACCGGTCGGTGCCGGTGCGGCTCGAAGTTAGCGGGCAACCCGCTACCGGCTACCAGGCCGATGAGGGCGTGGCCGCGCCCGCTCAAGGCTCGATCTCCGGCCCGGCCTCGCTAGCCGACTCGGTGAGCGAACTGGTGGCTCGCGTGGATTTGGACAACACCAAAGAGTCAATTGCCGGCGTCGCCCCGCTCGCGCCGCAGAACGCCTCCGGCCAGGTTGTGTCCGGGGTGACGGTCAACCCGGCCACGGCCACAGTCAGCGTGCCAATCAAACAACTCGGCGGCTTCCGTGACGTGGCGGTGAAAGCGGTGGTGGTGGGGCAGGTGTCCAGCGGCTACCGCCTCACCAACTACGTCGTCTCTCCGCTCGTAGTCACCGTCTTCTCGTCCGACCCAGCCCTGGTAGCGAACATGCCGGGCTTTGTGGAAACCGAGCCGCTCGACATCAGCGACGCCAATGACGACAAGGAAGCCCGTCTCAGCCTCAGGCTCCCCGAAGGCGTGTCGTTGGTCAGCCCGCAGACGACGGTGTTGGTGCAGGCAAGCATTGACCCCATTGTAACCAGCACCACTATCGAACGTGAGCTTGAAATTCAAGGCCTGGGGCAGGGCTTGAGCGCCGCCGTCCCGCCAACAACCGTAGTCGTGATCCTTACCGGCCCGGTATCCACTCTCGACGCCCTGACACCCGAAGAGGTGCACGTGGTGGTCAACCTGCTCAACTTGCCGCCCGGCGTGCATCAAGTGTCGCCCGAAGTCGTGGACTTGCCTGAGCGCGTCACCGCGAAAACCATCTCGCCCGCCACCATCGAAGTGCTAATCACCAGCCCCGGCACGCCGACTCAGACTCCAACGCACGCGCCGATCCCAACCAACACTCGCCCGCCGACATTGGCCCCTACCCGGACTCCGGCCCCAACCTTGACTCCGACCGAGACCGCCACTGCGACGCCTTCCTAAACCTTATGCGAAAACCTCTCGTTGCCCTTGTGGGCCGGCCCAACGTGGGCAAATCAACTCTCTTCAATCGCCTCATCGGCGAACGCCTGGCAGTGGTAGACGACACGCCCGGCACCACCCGCGACCGCCAATTTGCCGAAGCCGAATGGAACGGCCTGCGCTTTGACGTGGTGGACACCGGCGGCATCGAGGTGCTGGGCCGCGACCCGTCGGCCAAACCGCTCTCGGTAGACTCGGCGGACTTCATCCCTCAGATTCGCGAGCAGGCTATACTCGCCATCACCGAAGCCGATGTCGTCGTTTTTGTGAACGACATTCTCACCGGGGTCACCGCCGCCGACTTGGAAGTGGCCGCGATCTTGCGCCGTCACCAGAAGAACGTGAACGGCGTTCCGCGCCCGCCCATCATTCTGGCCGTCAACAAGGCCGACAACGTCAAGCGGCTCGATGAGGTTTACAACTTCTACGAGCTGGGCATGGGCGAGCCGATTGGCATCTCGGGGTTGAACGGGTTGAACACCGGCGACCTGCTCGACGAGATCGTGGCGGCCCTGCCGAAGCCGGAAGCGGTTGAAGAGGACGACTCGGTGAAGATCGCCATCGTCGGTCGCCCCAACGTCGGCAAGAGTAGCCTGCTTAACAAACTGCTCGGCGAAGAGCGCGTCATCGTCTCTCCGATTCCGGGCACGACGCGAGACGCCATTGATACCCGGCTGGAGTTGGAAGGGGTGGCCGTCACCCTGATTGACACCGCCGGGATTCGGCGGCGTGGCCGCATTGAGGTGGGCGTAGAGAAATACAGCGTTCTGCGAACCTACAAGGCGCTCGACCGGGCCGACGTGGCCCTGTTGTTGCTGGATGCGCAGGAAGGCATCGCGGCTCAAGACGCGCATATCGCCGGCATGGTGCTGGAAAAAAACCGGAGCGTGGTCGTCGTCGTCAACAAGTGGGACGCGATTGAGAAAGACACTCACACCATGAACGCCTTTAGCGAAAAGGTGCGCGACCAATTGCACTTTTTGGATTACGTGCCCGTGCTCTTCATCTCGGCCAAGACCGGCCAGCGCGTTGAGCAAGTTTTGCCGACGGCCCTAAGTGTCCAAGAAGAGCGCCTGGTCCGCATTCCGACTTCGGAACTCAATCGCATCGTGCGCGACGCAGTGAGCAAGCACGCCGCGCCCTCCCGCACAGGCCGCCGCCTGAAGATTTACTACGCCACCCAGGTGGACACCGACCCGCCGACATTTTTGTTCCACGTCAACGATCCCAAACTGGTTCACTTTACTTACCGCCGCTTCCTGGAGAATCAGATTCGGGAAACGTATGGCTTTCTCGGCACGCCGCTCAGGCTGAGCTTCCGGGCCAGCGGCGAATCGGAGATATAATCTCCCCTATCTTGTGGAGCGATTTGACAAATCGCTCTACGTTCAGGAGCTTTTCAGCAGGCGATTTGACAAATCGCCCTACATTCAGGAGCTTTTCAGCAGTGGAAATTCCAGAAACACCGGCGCAAGAGGCGCAACCACAGGAAACACATACTACGAGCGTCGGCCACCGGGCCAAGTCGCTCTTGCGCGAAATCATCGAGACGATCCTGCTCACAGTCGTCATCTTCGTCACCGTCAATGCCATCACCGGTCGCTTCAAAATTTTCGGCGGCAGTATGGATGACACTTTCAGGAGCGGGCAGTACATCATCGTCAACCGGCTCGCTTACAAGTTTGGCGCGCCCGAACGCGGCGATGTCATCGTCTTTGTGCCGCCGGGCACGCCGGCCAGCACGCCCGTTGAGCGCATTCTGGGCCTGCCCGGCGAGACCGATTACATCAAACGCATCGTGGGCGTGCCGGGCGACACGGTTGCCATCCTCGGCGGCCAGTTGAGCATCAACAACCAGGTTTACGAAGAGCCTTATATCAAGGAACCGATGCGGTCGTTCGGCGATCAGGTTTGGGTGCTGGGGCCGGACGAATACTTTGCCCTGGGCGACAATCGCAACGCTTCCAAAGATTCGCGTGATCCCAGCGTGGGACCGATCAGCGCCGAAAGCATCGTGGGCCGGGTGTGGGCCGTCTACTGGCCGTTTTCCGACTGGCGGCTGGTGGTGCATTATCGGTACAAGTGAGTGAAACCGCAGCTTACACTGATTTCACCGATTGTTTTTTGCAAATCCGTGAAATCAGTGGTTCCAAATTCAATGACATTGCCTCTGGACTCTGAACTTCGCGCGATTGTCGAACGGGTTGTGCGGCGGACGTTAGGGGAGTTGTCCCCATCTCTAACCCCTTCCCCCTCCCTTGCTGGTGTTCTCCCAGCGGGGGAGGGCCGGGGTGGGGGCCAAAGCGTAGCCATCGCCGCCGACCACGGCGGCTACCCCCTCAAAGAAACGCTCAAGGCGCATCTGGCCTCGCTCGGCTACAACGTCATTGATTGCGGCACGAACTCGACCGAGGCGGTGGACTACCCTGATTTTGCTTATGCCGTCGCCCGGCTGGTGAGCGAGGGCAAGGCCTGGCGGGGCATCGTGGTGGACGGGGCGGGCATTGGCAGTGCGATGGCGGCCAACAAAGTGCCGGGCGCGCGGGCCGCGTTGTGTTACGATCACGCCACCGCCGTCAACAGCCGCGAGCACAACGACGCCAACGTGCTGACGCTGGGCGCGGGCCTCATCGGCCCCAACTTAGCCAAGCAGATTGCCGAGACATGGCTGAAGACCGAGTTTGGCGGCGGGCGGCATGCCAAGCGGGTGGATAAGATTGTGGAGATCGAGCGGCGATTTTTGAAAGGGTGATAACGATGATCTCAAATCGCATTGCACCTCAATCCGTGAAACAAGACGACGAGCGCTGGACTTACGAGCGCTACTTGCGCGAGACCGCAGAAGGTGAATATTTCGCAGTCATTGGAGGGCAACAGCTTATGGCTCCCAGCCCCAATCGTTTGCATCAAGTTGTGCTGATCAATCTAGCCAGCCGTCTCAAAGAATTTGCCAGGCAAAATCAACTCGGCATAGTGATGATTGCGCCATTCGACGTGTATTTTTCGGAAGATGAATTTGTCCAGCCCGACATACTCCTGGTGCTCAAAGAACACGCCGAACGCCTGACTGACAACGGGGTCATGGGCGCGCCCGATCTCGTCGTAGAAATCGTCTCGCCGGGAAGCGTTCGCGCTGATCGGGTGACAAAACGCCTTTTGTATGCCAGGCACGGCGTGCCGGAATATTGGGTGATCAGCCCGACAGAATATGCAATTGAAGTCCTGTCGCTGAAAGAGGGGCAATATGAGTCGGTTGGACTCTATGAAAACGAAGAACTGCTCGCCTCGCCTTCGCTGTCGGGATTTTCGATCAAAGTTAATACGCTCTTCGAGGAATAGGTTAGCCCGGATATGACAATTGACTCCCACGCTGTCGAGCGCATTGTCGAGAGTGTTACCCGCCAGGTGCTTCTGCGAATGGCGGACGAACAGCGCGCGGCCCAGACCGGCCAGCAACTTTGCGGGCGCGAGTGCGAGAACGGCCTGTGTGTGCAAGTGTGCGTAGAGCGCGTGCAGTCAGTGCTCGCCGCCGGAGCCGACCGGCTGAGCGCCGGAGTCGGCGCTCTCCCGGCAGACCAGGCCATTGCGGCCATGATCGATCATACCCTGCTCAAGCCCGAAGCCACGCCCGATCAGATCGCCCAACTCTGCTATGAAGCCCGCAAGCACAACTTCGCCAGCGTGTGCGTCAACCCGACTCATGTGAAGCTGT includes the following:
- the lepB gene encoding signal peptidase I, giving the protein MEIPETPAQEAQPQETHTTSVGHRAKSLLREIIETILLTVVIFVTVNAITGRFKIFGGSMDDTFRSGQYIIVNRLAYKFGAPERGDVIVFVPPGTPASTPVERILGLPGETDYIKRIVGVPGDTVAILGGQLSINNQVYEEPYIKEPMRSFGDQVWVLGPDEYFALGDNRNASKDSRDPSVGPISAESIVGRVWAVYWPFSDWRLVVHYRYK
- the rpiB gene encoding ribose 5-phosphate isomerase B; the protein is MTLPLDSELRAIVERVVRRTLGELSPSLTPSPSLAGVLPAGEGRGGGQSVAIAADHGGYPLKETLKAHLASLGYNVIDCGTNSTEAVDYPDFAYAVARLVSEGKAWRGIVVDGAGIGSAMAANKVPGARAALCYDHATAVNSREHNDANVLTLGAGLIGPNLAKQIAETWLKTEFGGGRHAKRVDKIVEIERRFLKG
- a CDS encoding tetratricopeptide repeat protein yields the protein MAGRRDIFEKAVNEGNSAAWDQQWEQAVAAYRAALGEFPDDTGVLSNLGLALLAMNKPDEALIVYQHTARLSPGDSVAIEKSAEILEQLGRASEAALAYLAVAEIHAARRDAVKAIENWSRAAEMAPDNLQAHLRLATAYDRTNRPAEAIAEYLTVARLVQQQGDGQKALQAAQRAVQIDPRNNEAMQAVEMIQRGVALPAPQRKRGGTGPLRKRPFADFAKEAATSGEAHKPEKKSNPMVAARDAAMSKLASLLFDIGDDESETTRQGQGGLFKKAITDPFKNARDNKAQIITYVTQAIDVQTKGDLNAAAAFYEKALRAGMEHGALNYTLAAAYFDLERYTDAIKQFQPATNHLEYAAGAHFGLGLCYGRDGEMADAVSHLLDCLRLVDMGTVQPRQADSLSGLYENFQESLERSNQSEEELTKIGENLIAFLSGPDWQNRVGQARQRLNSQQDADAGMLAPLAEMLYIPGAEHVMEVMNAIEKYMSRKWLDTAMNEAHRGVELSPTYLPIHLKIAEILVAQNKTEAAIAKYNVIAELYRVRGESLRAGKMYEQMVRLAPMDLDIRAKLIDLLMAQGRIEDAVRQHLDMAVAHQDLADLEKARQTYAEALRLAQSPGVDRSLASQALHCMGDIDIQRLDWRQALRTYEQIKVADPNDSQARATLIDLHFRLGQARQALVETDDWIKQLIASGNIAGAAAFIESLVDSRTDDIGLRSRLVRLYQQTGRKADAIAQLETIGDLQIQAGRKADAAQTIQAILALGPDDPASYQQLLAELQASG
- the der gene encoding ribosome biogenesis GTPase Der yields the protein MRKPLVALVGRPNVGKSTLFNRLIGERLAVVDDTPGTTRDRQFAEAEWNGLRFDVVDTGGIEVLGRDPSAKPLSVDSADFIPQIREQAILAITEADVVVFVNDILTGVTAADLEVAAILRRHQKNVNGVPRPPIILAVNKADNVKRLDEVYNFYELGMGEPIGISGLNGLNTGDLLDEIVAALPKPEAVEEDDSVKIAIVGRPNVGKSSLLNKLLGEERVIVSPIPGTTRDAIDTRLELEGVAVTLIDTAGIRRRGRIEVGVEKYSVLRTYKALDRADVALLLLDAQEGIAAQDAHIAGMVLEKNRSVVVVVNKWDAIEKDTHTMNAFSEKVRDQLHFLDYVPVLFISAKTGQRVEQVLPTALSVQEERLVRIPTSELNRIVRDAVSKHAAPSRTGRRLKIYYATQVDTDPPTFLFHVNDPKLVHFTYRRFLENQIRETYGFLGTPLRLSFRASGESEI
- a CDS encoding TIGR00159 family protein, translating into MFQRLDWLGVVDILLVTVVFFSIFVVMRGTQAVVLLRGVILLVVAVALLGGFFRLRAFTWLLRSTLPALLLAIPVIFQPEIRRALERLGRASVFLNFGEKETHGQPVIEAICTTCQRLSEKRYGALIVIEREVGLREYIDTGVKMDAVVSSELLVQIFFKDTPLHDGAVILQNGRIVSAACVLPLSTETNLTQQQFGLRHRAALGISEVSDAVAVIVSEQTGTISVTHNGKMIRRLDAARLQNILTAFHRPQSQSVWRWLRRAESQKESAKKSSEAG